A genome region from Triticum aestivum cultivar Chinese Spring chromosome 2B, IWGSC CS RefSeq v2.1, whole genome shotgun sequence includes the following:
- the LOC123040253 gene encoding non-specific lipid transfer protein GPI-anchored 23-like has protein sequence MAHPKSHLACLFLALALAVLTAAASEPLLSAAVTARAPAPSPNGDLVAKPSAWGWTWCIIPCFPFIPEIFCIPPIFCPRTPQPPPPSPPPPPPLKPQPKECRTPLMGLMPCKDFLTSSTAPEPPNQGKCCDGLRSLVQDAPICLCRILEGTDLDKLMSATVDREKFIRTMIICDSSPGEFGSCEGPVPPMTMRAAPTPKAAP, from the exons ATGGCGCACCCCAAGTCCCATCTCGCCTGCTTgttcctcgccctcgccctcgccgtccTGACCGCCGCCGCGTCGGAGCCTTTGCTTTCGGCGGCCGTGACAGCCAGGGCGCCCGCTCCCTCCCCCAACGGCGACTTGGTAGCGAAACCATCGGCATGGGGATGGACATGGTGCATCATCCCCTGCTTTCCGTTTATACCAGAGATATTTTGCATACCACCAATATTCTGTCCACGGACGCCGCAACCACCGCCGCCATCACCGCCTCCCCCGCCCCCATTGAAGCCTCAGCCGAAGGAGTGCCGGACGCCGCTGATGGGGCTGATGCCGTGCAAGGATTTCCTCACCAGCAGCACCGCGCCGGAGCCTCCGAACCAGGGCAAGTGCTGCGACGGCCTCAGGTCGCTCGTCCAAGACGCTCCCATCTGCCTTTGCCGCATACTGGAGGGCACCGATCTCGACAAGCTCATGTCGGCGACCGTGGATAGAGAGAAATTCATTCGTACGATGATCATCTGCGACTCGAGTCCGGGTGAATTTGGTTCTTGTGAAG GACCCGTGCCACCGATGACGATGAGGGCCGCACCTACACCTAAAGCTGCTCCATAA
- the LOC123040254 gene encoding non-specific lipid transfer protein GPI-anchored 23-like, with product MAHPKSHLACLFLALALAVLTAAASEPLLSAAVTARAPAPSPNGDLVAKPSAWGWTWCIIPCFSFIPEIFCIPPIFCPRTPQPPPPSPPPPPPLKPQPKECRTPLMGLMPCKDFLTSSTAPEPPNQGKCCDGLRSLVQDAPICLCRILEGTDLDKLMSATVDREKFIRTMIICDSSPGEFGSCEGPVPPMTMRAAPTPKAAP from the exons ATGGCGCACCCCAAGTCCCATCTCGCCTGCTTgttcctcgccctcgccctcgccgtccTGACCGCCGCCGCGTCGGAGCCTTTGCTTTCGGCGGCCGTGACAGCCAGGGCGCCCGCTCCCTCCCCCAACGGCGACTTGGTAGCGAAACCATCGGCATGGGGATGGACATGGTGCATCATCCCCTGCTTTTCGTTTATACCAGAGATATTTTGCATACCACCAATATTCTGTCCACGGACGCCGCAACCACCGCCGCCATCACCGCCTCCCCCGCCCCCATTGAAGCCTCAGCCGAAGGAGTGCCGGACGCCGCTGATGGGGCTGATGCCGTGCAAGGATTTCCTCACCAGCAGCACCGCGCCGGAGCCTCCGAACCAGGGCAAGTGCTGCGACGGCCTCAGGTCGCTCGTCCAAGACGCTCCCATCTGCCTTTGCCGCATACTGGAGGGCACCGATCTCGACAAGCTCATGTCGGCGACCGTGGATAGAGAGAAATTCATTCGTACGATGATCATCTGCGACTCGAGTCCGGGTGAATTTGGTTCTTGTGAAG GACCCGTGCCACCGATGACGATGAGGGCCGCACCTACACCTAAAGCTGCTCCATAA